The Pelotomaculum isophthalicicum JI genomic sequence TGATCAAGAAGGCGGACGCCTAGGACTATGTGCCCGAGCAGGCGACCCTCGTCGGTGAAATCTATACCGGTGCGGAAGCGGTATTCTTCCACTTTACCTAAGTCGTGGAGCAGCGCGCCGGTTATTAATAAATCCCGGTCTAAATTTGGGTAAACCTGCACCATCCCCTCAGCAGCGCACACGATACCCAGGCTGTGCTCCAAAAGCCCTCCGATAGTGGCATGGTGATTGCGCTTGGCGGCGGGGGCCGTAATAAAGGCGTTCATGAAATCTTCATCCGACAGAACGAGGGATACCAGGCTTTTCAGGTGTACCTCCTGCAAGGACTCAAGTATCGAAAAGAGTTTTTCTCTTGCGGTTTCCAGGAGCAAAGCACTGGACGGAATAAACCTCTTGGGGTCAATTTCATTAACCTGATACACTGACATTGCTGAGATTTGGATTTGAAGCTTTCCATTGTACTCAGTGGCCTGTCCCTGTACTTTAACAACGTCCCCAACCTTGCAGCCATGATAAGTCTCAAATACTGATTCCCAAATCCGGCCTTCCAACTGGCCGGTCCTGTCTCCCAGAACAACAGCAAGATAATAACCTGTTCCGTTACGTAAGGGCATAAGCTTTTTTACCCTCAGGGCGAAAGTAGCGCTCACTTCTTGGCCGGACTTGAGCTGATTTATGAAAATTTCTGCCAAAGTGAATCCCTCCTGTCAAAAACCCCTCAGCAATAATTATAAACTGATAGGTTGTGAGCAGTTTGTCACCTGAAAAATATTTATTAACTGGTTCCGTAGAAACTGTGGCAACGGCTGGGAAAGTAAAAATTTATTTTCCACAATTGGTAATATCACATGATTGTGCCAACGATGGTATGTGTTGGGTTATAATAGATTGTAATAGATGTTCAGGAAGATATATCTCTTCTACTGCGGATGAGAAGGCCGGAAAGCTCTCATTTAATTAATTTCATTTGTCCCAAGTAGCATAGTAGTTTG encodes the following:
- a CDS encoding 3'-5' exoribonuclease YhaM family protein, with the protein product MAEIFINQLKSGQEVSATFALRVKKLMPLRNGTGYYLAVVLGDRTGQLEGRIWESVFETYHGCKVGDVVKVQGQATEYNGKLQIQISAMSVYQVNEIDPKRFIPSSALLLETAREKLFSILESLQEVHLKSLVSLVLSDEDFMNAFITAPAAKRNHHATIGGLLEHSLGIVCAAEGMVQVYPNLDRDLLITGALLHDLGKVEEYRFRTGIDFTDEGRLLGHIVLGVRLLDHYIGQLPGFPEDLRLKLTHMIVSHHGQYEWQSPKRPKFIEAAVLHHLDMIDAAVDMFKSAAESRDDPEDHWSGWIKGLDRYVFCK